The following are encoded in a window of Magnolia sinica isolate HGM2019 chromosome 11, MsV1, whole genome shotgun sequence genomic DNA:
- the LOC131218146 gene encoding expansin-A2-like, producing the protein PPNALSLHPDSLSLVCFFLIVVGAAAEYKWIKAHATFYGDRNGVGTMEGACGYGDLIKQGYGLETTALSTALFNDGLTCGACYEIKCYNDKQWCKSGSIKVTVTNFCPPNYSLPSDNGGWCNPPRKHFDLTMPMFLKIAIYEAGIVPVLYRRTTCIKSGGVKFEIKGNPYWILVLVYNVAGTGDVIDMKIKGSNTGWIQMTRNWGQNWQTSARLLGQGLSFQVTTRDQRMVQSDNVAPANWQFGQTFEGRQF; encoded by the exons TGTATGTTTCTTCCTAATCGTAGTTGGTGCCGCCGCTGAATACAAATGGATTAAAGCACATGCAACGTTTTATGGCGACAGGAATGGTGTAGGAACGATGg AAGGTGCATGTGGCTATGGCGATCTGATCAAGCAAGGATACGGCCTCGAGACGACAGCCCTTAGCACGGCCCTCTTCAATGACGGTCTCACGTGCGGCGCATGCTATGAGATAAAGTGCTACAATGATAAACAATGGTGCAAATCAGGCTCAATCAAAGTGACTGTTACAAACTTCTGCCCTCCTAACTACTCTTTGCCGAGCGATAATGGCGGATGGTGCAACCCACCTCGCAAGCACTTtgatctaaccatgcccatgttCTTGAAGATAGCAATTTACGAAGCTGGCATTGTCCCCGTTCTCTACCGGCGGACCACTTGCATCAAGTCAGGTGGTGTGAAGTTTGAAATCAAGGGCAATCCCTACTGGATACTTGTATTAGTGTACAATGTTGCCGGCACTGGAGATGTAATCGACATGAAGATCAAAGGCTCGAACACAGGTTGGATCCAGATGACCCGTAATTGGGGTCAGAACTGGCAGACTTCGGCCCGCCTGTTGGGCCAGGGCTTGTCATTCCAAGTCACTACTCGTGACCAGCGGATGGTGCAATCGGACAATGTTGCACCGGCAAACTGGCAGTTCGGGCAGACCTTCGAGGGGCGACAATTTTAG